A genomic region of Streptosporangium lutulentum contains the following coding sequences:
- a CDS encoding non-ribosomal peptide synthetase/MFS transporter encodes MTTTPEIPPPPPSPPSPTSAAARRALLEQRLRRRRAATVAPRPEGTAPPLSYQQERVWFMEQFAPGTSQYTIPVPMRLTGELDLELLKEALQTLPARHEALRMRFPSDADGRPTVHVESSVAVPLRFVAADDEAAAQVLIDEAATEPFDLADGPLLRALLVRLADDDHRLLVTTHHIIGDGWSVDLLLRDLAAAYHALRAGTRATLPDLAISYGDFAHWQRQTQTGAELERQLEFWSDRLTGVPALELPADRPRPATQAFDGDWHVVDVDAELTGAVNRFCRERNATLFMTLLAAYQVLLARHSGQDDFAVGSSSAGRSLAELENVVGMFVNMLPMRARLGDDPTFDELLERTRISVLDAFDHAEVPFEQLVNALGVPRDVSRSPVFQAMFALQNYQMGRIADAGSSDLRISWLPMDLRATRFDIELHVIEVADGLIVKFAYNTALFDEATVARMATRFVTLLRAVVAAPATRVSELPILDTGEQTLLVDTWNDTGVALDESATLHGLIEDQAARTPDAVAVTFEGRHLTYAELGERADRVAHRLGELGVGPETLVGVYAERSAELVVALLGVLKAGAAYLPLDPEYPADRLTFMINDAGAPVVLTQGHLRESVPATDAIILDLDDPGEWAGRPAGAPRPQVTSGNAAYVIYTSGSTGRPKGVPNTHRGIVNRLRWMQSTYRLGDDDVVLQKTPAGFDVSVWEFFWPLLTGARLVLAKPGGHKDAAYLRDLLISENVTTAHFVPSMLAVFLADDENAAADCTGLRRVICSGEELPVATAATFTTALPHCELHNLYGPTEAAIDVTSWHCDPAAVAGAVTLPIGAPIANMRLYVLDGHGNPAPIGVPGELHIGGVGVARGYHRRPALTAERFVPDPFGTDLGARLYRTGDLARWRHDGNLEFLGRIDHQVKLRGLRIELGEIETALRDREGVAEAVVVVREDTPGDKRLVAYLTTSGEADADADLDVAELRAALKQSLPDYMVPTAFVILETLPLSPNGKLDRAALPAPQATRDATAELVEPETATERMLAGIWTEVLGVEQIGVHDDFFDSGGHSLLATQVVARIRKESDGSGRPVGVMDLFQNRTIRELAVFIDAGADAAAGPQPLLYELTPKGGRRTLSYVCVPYGGGSAIVYQPLADALPAGHALYSVAIPGHDVGLTEEALPFHELVDRIVAEVGERVDGPLVLYGHCGVGSAIAVGVARKLTESGRDVDAVYIGAMFPFARLKGVIGAVRTRLEKLRSNRESANWLKGMGVDTDALDPEQADRIIGNMRADSRAAEEYFTELLDRHPEPMSAPIISVVGSEDPVTDYHTERYREWEFLTGTTGLVVLDQAGHFFLKHRSEELAEIVTGIHPAMARRETAEYGVAGRGPDAAWALHATHYPAEAGQSEDSPVVKPSGRRFLSVAIGQLVSTTGSALTGFAIPVWLFDRTGSVADLGLLWALMLLCGVAMLPIAGPLIDRFDRRRVMIAASGIAGTIQLCIALLLWADRLDLWIIYLLLPLNSMAGTYQRLAFQTAVPQLVPKRYLGHAVGLTQLTNGFAMLFAPLMGAGLYVAIGLPGIIAIDMVSYLFALAVLLVVRFPDTLGFRRKEPLVTSIAEGLRFSWNLRGFRTMVVYFTVANVFLGPALVLTVPLTLSFGTVDQVAQVAVAEALGAVAGGVVMALWGGPRKRRMIGVFLGNLGMAVGCLVMGLQPSLVVVMTGVFCLAMGMTISQGIYVTLIQVKVPQRFHGRVLALNQAISWSTLPIGFAVLAPLATSLFNPLLQPDGALAGSVGAIIGTGDGRGVGLAYIVFALMMAAVTVCASTIRLLRNFDTEVPDSLPDDLIGMQERQRRLKGSIAS; translated from the coding sequence ATGACGACCACCCCGGAGATCCCTCCACCACCCCCCTCTCCCCCTTCTCCGACGTCGGCCGCGGCCCGCCGGGCGCTGCTGGAGCAGCGGCTGCGCCGGCGCCGCGCCGCGACCGTGGCGCCCCGCCCCGAGGGAACCGCCCCGCCCCTGTCCTACCAGCAGGAGCGGGTCTGGTTCATGGAGCAGTTCGCCCCGGGCACGAGCCAATACACCATCCCGGTTCCGATGCGCCTCACCGGAGAGCTCGACCTCGAACTGCTCAAGGAGGCCCTGCAGACGCTCCCCGCCCGGCACGAGGCGCTGCGGATGCGGTTTCCCTCCGACGCCGACGGCCGCCCGACCGTCCACGTCGAGTCCTCCGTCGCGGTGCCGCTGCGCTTCGTCGCCGCGGACGACGAGGCCGCGGCCCAGGTGCTGATCGACGAGGCGGCCACCGAGCCGTTCGACCTGGCCGACGGGCCGCTGCTCCGCGCTCTGCTGGTCAGACTGGCCGACGACGACCACCGGCTGCTGGTCACCACCCACCACATCATCGGTGACGGGTGGTCGGTGGACCTGCTGCTGCGCGACCTCGCCGCGGCCTACCACGCCCTGCGCGCCGGCACGCGGGCGACGCTCCCGGACCTGGCGATCTCCTACGGCGACTTCGCGCACTGGCAGCGGCAGACCCAGACCGGCGCCGAGCTGGAGCGCCAGCTGGAGTTCTGGAGCGACCGGCTCACCGGGGTCCCGGCCCTGGAACTGCCCGCCGACCGGCCACGGCCCGCCACCCAGGCCTTCGACGGCGACTGGCACGTCGTCGACGTCGACGCCGAGCTCACCGGCGCGGTCAACCGGTTCTGCAGGGAGCGCAACGCGACCCTGTTCATGACGCTGCTCGCCGCCTACCAGGTGCTGCTGGCCCGGCACTCCGGTCAGGACGACTTCGCGGTCGGCTCCTCCTCGGCCGGCCGGTCGCTGGCGGAGCTGGAGAACGTGGTCGGCATGTTCGTCAACATGCTGCCGATGCGTGCGCGACTCGGCGACGACCCGACCTTCGACGAGTTGCTCGAACGCACCAGAATCAGCGTTCTCGACGCCTTCGACCACGCGGAGGTTCCGTTCGAGCAACTGGTCAACGCGCTCGGCGTGCCCCGGGACGTCAGCCGGTCGCCGGTGTTCCAGGCGATGTTCGCGCTGCAGAACTACCAGATGGGCAGGATCGCGGACGCGGGAAGCTCGGACCTGCGCATCTCGTGGCTGCCGATGGACCTGCGGGCCACCCGCTTCGACATCGAACTGCACGTCATCGAGGTGGCGGACGGACTGATCGTCAAGTTCGCCTACAACACGGCGCTGTTCGACGAGGCGACCGTGGCGAGGATGGCGACCCGCTTCGTCACCCTCCTGCGGGCGGTCGTCGCCGCCCCGGCCACCCGGGTGTCCGAGCTGCCGATCCTGGACACCGGCGAGCAGACGCTGCTGGTGGACACCTGGAACGACACCGGTGTCGCGCTGGACGAGAGCGCGACGCTGCACGGCCTGATCGAGGACCAGGCCGCCCGGACCCCCGACGCGGTCGCGGTGACCTTCGAAGGCCGCCACCTGACCTACGCCGAGCTGGGCGAGCGCGCCGACCGGGTGGCGCACCGGCTGGGCGAGCTGGGCGTGGGCCCGGAGACCCTGGTCGGCGTCTACGCCGAACGCTCGGCCGAGCTCGTGGTGGCGTTGCTGGGCGTGCTCAAGGCGGGAGCGGCCTACCTGCCGCTCGACCCGGAGTATCCCGCCGACCGGCTGACCTTCATGATCAACGACGCCGGTGCCCCCGTGGTTCTCACCCAGGGGCACCTCAGGGAGAGCGTCCCCGCCACCGACGCGATCATCCTGGACCTGGACGATCCCGGCGAGTGGGCCGGCAGGCCCGCCGGCGCTCCCCGGCCACAGGTCACCTCCGGCAACGCCGCCTACGTCATCTACACCTCCGGGTCCACCGGCCGTCCCAAGGGCGTGCCCAACACCCATCGCGGCATCGTCAACCGGCTGCGCTGGATGCAGAGCACCTACCGGCTGGGCGACGACGACGTCGTGCTGCAGAAGACCCCCGCCGGCTTCGACGTGTCGGTGTGGGAGTTCTTCTGGCCGCTGCTCACCGGGGCGCGGCTGGTCCTCGCCAAACCCGGCGGCCACAAGGACGCGGCGTACCTGCGCGACCTGCTGATCTCCGAGAACGTGACCACCGCCCACTTCGTCCCCTCGATGCTGGCGGTGTTCCTCGCCGACGACGAGAACGCCGCGGCGGACTGCACGGGGCTGCGCCGGGTGATCTGCAGCGGCGAGGAGCTCCCCGTGGCCACGGCGGCCACGTTCACGACGGCGCTGCCGCACTGCGAGCTGCACAACCTGTACGGTCCCACCGAGGCCGCCATCGACGTCACCTCCTGGCACTGCGATCCGGCGGCCGTCGCCGGCGCGGTCACCCTGCCGATCGGCGCCCCGATCGCGAACATGCGGCTCTACGTCCTCGACGGGCACGGCAACCCCGCCCCGATCGGCGTGCCCGGCGAGCTGCACATCGGCGGGGTCGGGGTGGCCAGGGGCTACCACCGCCGTCCGGCGCTGACCGCCGAACGGTTCGTCCCCGACCCGTTCGGCACCGATCTGGGCGCCAGGCTGTATCGCACCGGCGACCTGGCGCGCTGGCGCCACGACGGGAACCTGGAGTTCCTCGGCCGCATCGACCACCAGGTGAAGCTGCGCGGCCTGCGCATCGAGCTCGGCGAGATCGAGACGGCGCTGCGGGACCGGGAGGGCGTCGCCGAGGCGGTGGTGGTGGTCCGCGAGGACACTCCCGGCGACAAGCGGCTGGTCGCCTACCTGACGACCTCCGGCGAAGCGGACGCCGACGCCGACCTCGACGTCGCCGAGCTTCGGGCCGCGCTGAAGCAGAGCCTGCCCGACTACATGGTGCCGACGGCGTTCGTCATTTTGGAGACGCTGCCGCTGTCCCCCAACGGCAAGCTGGACCGCGCGGCGCTGCCGGCCCCGCAGGCGACACGGGACGCCACCGCCGAGCTGGTCGAGCCGGAGACCGCCACGGAAAGGATGCTGGCCGGAATCTGGACCGAGGTCCTCGGCGTGGAGCAGATCGGCGTCCACGACGACTTCTTCGACTCGGGCGGCCACTCCCTGCTCGCCACCCAGGTGGTGGCCCGGATCCGCAAGGAGTCCGACGGCTCGGGACGTCCCGTCGGGGTGATGGACCTGTTCCAGAACCGCACCATCCGCGAGCTGGCCGTCTTCATCGACGCCGGCGCCGACGCGGCCGCCGGGCCGCAGCCGCTGCTGTACGAGCTGACCCCGAAGGGCGGCAGACGCACCCTGTCCTACGTGTGCGTCCCGTACGGGGGCGGCAGCGCGATCGTCTACCAGCCGCTCGCCGACGCCCTCCCCGCCGGGCACGCGCTGTACTCGGTGGCCATCCCCGGTCACGACGTGGGCCTGACCGAGGAGGCGCTGCCGTTCCACGAACTGGTGGACCGGATCGTGGCGGAGGTCGGGGAACGGGTGGACGGCCCGCTGGTCCTCTACGGGCACTGCGGCGTCGGCAGCGCCATCGCCGTGGGCGTGGCACGGAAGCTGACCGAGTCCGGCCGGGACGTGGACGCGGTCTACATCGGCGCCATGTTCCCGTTCGCCCGGCTCAAGGGCGTCATCGGGGCCGTGCGGACCCGGTTGGAGAAGCTGCGCAGCAACCGCGAGTCCGCCAACTGGCTGAAGGGGATGGGCGTCGACACCGACGCGCTCGACCCGGAGCAGGCCGATCGGATCATCGGCAACATGCGTGCCGACTCCCGGGCCGCCGAGGAGTACTTCACCGAGCTGCTCGACCGGCACCCGGAACCGATGTCCGCCCCGATCATCTCGGTGGTCGGCTCCGAGGACCCGGTCACCGACTACCACACCGAGCGCTACCGGGAGTGGGAGTTCCTCACCGGCACCACGGGGCTGGTGGTGCTCGACCAGGCCGGGCACTTCTTCCTGAAGCACCGCTCGGAGGAACTGGCCGAGATCGTCACGGGCATCCACCCGGCGATGGCCCGCCGCGAGACCGCCGAGTACGGCGTCGCCGGGCGGGGACCGGACGCCGCGTGGGCGCTGCACGCCACGCACTACCCGGCCGAGGCCGGCCAGAGCGAGGACTCGCCGGTCGTGAAGCCGAGCGGCAGGAGGTTCCTCAGCGTCGCGATCGGCCAGCTGGTGTCGACGACCGGATCGGCGCTGACCGGCTTCGCCATCCCGGTGTGGCTGTTCGACCGGACCGGGTCGGTGGCCGACCTCGGCCTGTTGTGGGCGCTGATGCTGCTCTGCGGGGTGGCGATGCTGCCCATCGCCGGGCCTCTCATCGACCGGTTCGACCGGCGGCGCGTCATGATCGCCGCGAGCGGCATCGCCGGCACGATCCAGCTCTGCATCGCCCTGCTGCTGTGGGCCGACCGGCTGGACCTGTGGATCATCTACCTGCTGCTGCCGCTCAACTCGATGGCAGGCACCTACCAGCGGCTGGCCTTCCAGACCGCGGTTCCCCAGTTGGTGCCCAAGCGTTACCTGGGACACGCGGTGGGCCTCACCCAGCTCACCAACGGGTTCGCGATGCTGTTCGCCCCCCTGATGGGCGCCGGGCTGTACGTCGCGATCGGCCTGCCCGGCATCATCGCCATCGACATGGTGAGCTACCTGTTCGCCCTCGCGGTGCTGCTGGTCGTCCGCTTCCCCGACACGCTCGGCTTCCGCCGCAAGGAACCGCTGGTCACCTCGATCGCGGAGGGACTGCGGTTCTCCTGGAACCTCCGCGGGTTCCGGACCATGGTCGTCTACTTCACCGTCGCCAACGTCTTCCTGGGCCCCGCCCTGGTGCTGACCGTCCCGCTGACACTCTCCTTCGGCACGGTCGACCAGGTCGCCCAGGTGGCGGTGGCCGAGGCCCTCGGCGCGGTCGCCGGCGGGGTGGTGATGGCGCTCTGGGGCGGCCCCAGGAAACGCCGGATGATCGGCGTGTTCCTGGGCAACCTGGGGATGGCCGTCGGCTGCCTGGTGATGGGGCTGCAGCCGTCCCTCGTCGTGGTCATGACCGGTGTCTTCTGCCTGGCGATGGGAATGACGATCTCCCAGGGCATCTACGTGACGCTGATCCAGGTCAAGGTGCCGCAGCGGTTCCACGGGCGGGTGCTCGCGCTCAACCAGGCCATCTCGTGGTCCACCCTGCCGATCGGGTTCGCCGTACTGGCTCCTCTGGCCACCTCCCTGTTCAATCCCCTGCTGCAGCCGGACGGCGCGCTCGCCGGCTCGGTGGGCGCGATCATCGGCACCGGAGACGGGCGGGGCGTGGGCCTCGCCTACATCGTCTTCGCACTGATGATGGCGGCGGTCACCGTCTGCGCGTCCACCATCCGGCTGCTGCGGAACTTCGACACCGAGGTGCCCGATTCGCTGCCCGACGACCTCATCGGCATGCAAGAACGGCAACGTCGCCTGAAAGGAAGCATCGCATCATGA
- a CDS encoding non-ribosomal peptide synthetase produces the protein MTPREWEAPASFGQERIWLADQMDPGSPVFNLQCSFVVPHPLEPDQVLAALRVLTERHEVLRTSFRLVDGVLHQVVHAEVDLDVRMHDLRALPVEEARTEAYDLAVAATGAAIPTGRAPLWWVTAIRTENARWVINFVIHHAVFDATSAVILERETIEVCAAAAAGRPADLPELPIQYADYAAWQRGQLTGPVLTEQTDHWRSRLTGLPAVHTLPTDRPRPARLGYAGDEVRFTIPEEVQEQAAATGRRSAATPFMVFLTAYVALLSRLSRDDDTVVGVTLSGRDLPEVAGLVGMFVNQMVLRTDASGDPTFTELLGRVRTALLDAMENGQLPFQAVVEAIAPQRDPGVQPLYQIGFNFIPDSGIEPIPYTTSKDDLAFDLTTGISRLLYRTDLFDRGTAEAFVARYLRVLAAGAADPETRIGDLPLMDETERASLLETGAQEPPREHPTVRHMVEAQVARTPDATAVITGDRRLTYTELDEAAERVADRLRGSGVGPESLVAVYAEPCLELLPALLGVWKAGAGYVPVDPAYPAGRVAYMLADSAAAAVLTQRHLAGTLPATGATVLTLDDLGDRAGPAAPSQRAAGPGNIAYVIYTSGSTGTPKGVVVEHGSVAAYLAWAGTAYPGLAGQALLHSPISFDLTVTGLFGPLTVGGSVRLAALDEITAGDRPTFLKATPSHLALLAALPDHVAPGADLVLGGEALPADWVAAWRDRHPGATVVNEYGPTEATVGCVTAHVAPGEAPPVDRTGSVGIGRPAPGNTVYVLDDGLRPVPAGVIGELYVAGPQVTRGYLNRPGATAAAYVPCPYGPPGLRMYRTGDLARRRADGGLEFAGRADDQIKLHGYRIEPGEIEAALRAQPGVRDAAVSVREDTADGRRLVAYLVGEADPTAVGDALAATLPAHMVPAGYVALDALPLTANGKLDHAALPAPAAPSRGYVAPKTIAEELVAEVFAELLKVEKVGVDDDFFELGGNSLLAIRAIARIRSQIEVDIPVRGLFSYATVADLAAEIERRLTEDLDRLSDEDVERLLTAEGDGRA, from the coding sequence ATGACCCCCAGGGAATGGGAGGCTCCCGCCTCGTTCGGCCAGGAACGGATCTGGCTGGCCGACCAGATGGACCCCGGCTCGCCGGTGTTCAACCTGCAGTGCTCGTTCGTGGTGCCGCACCCGCTCGAACCCGATCAGGTCCTCGCGGCGCTGCGGGTCCTCACCGAGCGGCACGAGGTGCTCCGCACCTCCTTCCGGCTCGTCGACGGCGTTCTCCACCAGGTGGTGCACGCGGAGGTCGACCTCGACGTGCGGATGCACGACCTGCGGGCGCTCCCTGTCGAGGAGGCCCGTACCGAGGCGTACGACCTCGCCGTGGCCGCCACCGGCGCCGCGATCCCCACCGGCCGTGCCCCGCTCTGGTGGGTCACGGCGATCAGGACCGAGAACGCGCGCTGGGTGATCAACTTCGTCATCCACCACGCCGTGTTCGACGCCACCTCCGCCGTCATCCTCGAAAGGGAGACGATCGAGGTGTGCGCGGCCGCGGCGGCCGGCCGGCCCGCCGACCTGCCCGAGCTGCCCATCCAGTACGCCGACTACGCGGCCTGGCAGCGCGGCCAGCTCACCGGCCCGGTGCTGACCGAGCAGACGGACCACTGGCGGTCGCGGCTGACGGGACTGCCCGCCGTACACACCCTCCCCACCGACCGGCCACGGCCGGCCCGGCTCGGCTACGCCGGCGACGAGGTCCGTTTCACCATCCCCGAAGAGGTACAGGAGCAGGCCGCCGCGACGGGACGCCGCTCGGCCGCGACGCCGTTCATGGTGTTCCTGACGGCGTACGTCGCGCTGCTGTCGCGGCTGTCGCGCGACGACGACACCGTGGTCGGGGTGACCCTGAGCGGCCGGGACCTGCCGGAGGTCGCCGGCCTGGTCGGCATGTTCGTCAACCAGATGGTGCTGCGGACCGACGCCTCGGGCGACCCGACCTTCACCGAGCTGCTCGGCCGGGTCCGCACCGCCTTGCTCGACGCCATGGAGAACGGCCAGCTCCCGTTCCAGGCGGTCGTGGAGGCGATCGCGCCGCAGCGGGACCCGGGGGTGCAGCCGCTCTACCAGATCGGCTTCAACTTCATCCCCGACTCCGGCATCGAGCCGATCCCCTACACCACCTCGAAGGACGACCTGGCCTTCGACCTGACCACCGGCATCAGCCGGCTGCTGTATCGCACCGACCTGTTCGACCGGGGCACCGCGGAGGCGTTCGTCGCCCGCTACCTGCGCGTCCTGGCCGCCGGTGCGGCCGATCCGGAGACCCGGATCGGCGATCTGCCGCTGATGGACGAGACCGAGCGCGCGTCGCTGCTGGAGACGGGAGCGCAGGAGCCGCCGCGCGAGCACCCCACGGTGCGCCACATGGTGGAGGCTCAGGTCGCCCGCACCCCGGACGCGACCGCCGTGATCACCGGCGACCGGCGGCTGACCTACACGGAGCTGGACGAGGCCGCCGAGCGGGTGGCCGACCGGTTGCGCGGGTCGGGCGTCGGCCCCGAGTCACTGGTCGCGGTGTACGCCGAGCCGTGCCTGGAACTGCTGCCCGCCCTGCTCGGGGTGTGGAAGGCCGGAGCGGGTTACGTGCCGGTGGACCCCGCCTACCCGGCCGGCCGGGTGGCCTACATGCTCGCCGACTCGGCCGCCGCGGCGGTGCTCACCCAGCGGCATCTGGCGGGCACCCTGCCGGCCACCGGCGCGACCGTGCTCACCCTCGACGACCTCGGCGATCGGGCCGGGCCGGCGGCCCCCTCGCAGCGGGCGGCCGGACCGGGGAACATCGCGTACGTCATCTACACCTCCGGTTCGACCGGCACCCCCAAGGGGGTCGTGGTCGAGCACGGCTCGGTGGCCGCCTACCTGGCGTGGGCCGGCACCGCCTATCCCGGCCTGGCCGGGCAGGCGCTGCTGCACTCCCCGATCTCGTTCGACCTGACCGTGACCGGCCTGTTCGGGCCGCTGACCGTCGGAGGATCGGTACGGCTGGCCGCCCTCGACGAGATCACGGCAGGCGACCGGCCGACGTTCCTCAAGGCCACCCCCAGCCACCTGGCGCTGCTGGCGGCACTGCCCGACCACGTGGCCCCCGGCGCCGACCTGGTGCTGGGGGGTGAGGCGCTGCCCGCCGACTGGGTCGCCGCCTGGCGGGACCGGCATCCCGGTGCCACCGTCGTCAACGAGTACGGCCCCACCGAGGCCACCGTCGGCTGCGTCACGGCCCACGTGGCGCCGGGCGAGGCGCCGCCCGTCGACCGGACGGGTTCGGTCGGGATCGGCCGCCCGGCCCCCGGCAACACCGTCTACGTGCTGGACGACGGGTTGCGTCCGGTGCCCGCCGGTGTCATCGGCGAACTCTACGTCGCCGGCCCCCAGGTCACGCGCGGTTACCTGAACCGGCCGGGTGCCACGGCCGCCGCCTACGTGCCCTGCCCCTACGGGCCCCCCGGCCTGCGGATGTACCGCACCGGCGACCTGGCCCGCCGACGCGCCGACGGGGGCCTGGAGTTCGCCGGCCGCGCCGACGACCAGATCAAGCTCCACGGCTACCGCATCGAACCCGGCGAGATCGAGGCGGCCCTGCGCGCACAGCCCGGCGTCCGCGACGCCGCCGTCAGCGTCCGCGAGGACACCGCCGACGGCAGGCGGCTCGTCGCCTACCTGGTCGGTGAGGCGGACCCCACCGCGGTCGGCGACGCGCTCGCCGCCACCCTGCCGGCCCACATGGTCCCCGCGGGATACGTCGCCCTCGACGCTCTGCCCCTGACCGCCAACGGCAAGCTGGACCACGCGGCGCTCCCGGCGCCGGCGGCCCCGAGCCGCGGGTACGTCGCACCCAAGACCATCGCGGAAGAGCTGGTGGCGGAGGTGTTCGCCGAACTGCTGAAGGTGGAGAAGGTCGGCGTCGACGACGACTTCTTCGAGCTCGGAGGCAACTCCCTGCTGGCGATCAGGGCCATCGCCAGGATCCGCAGCCAGATCGAGGTCGACATCCCGGTCCGCGGGCTCTTCTCCTACGCCACCGTCGCCGATCTCGCAGCCGAGATAGAACGGCGACTCACCGAAGACCTCGACCGGCTCAGCGATGAGGACGTCGAGCGGCTCCTCACAGCGGAAGGTGACGGCCGAGCATGA
- a CDS encoding TauD/TfdA family dioxygenase: MTGVIPTDLAQLGPVTGHLSGNDHTTVVVYGLGPDMTDHLGWVTAHREGLRAGLAGHGAVLLRDLPADLDLFDRIVRVIGGDPLRYTERSTPRTSVTESIYTSTEYPADQPLPMHNENSYSDTWPGHLFFYCDIAAATGGATPIADSRAVFRLIPDEVRDRFADGVVYSRAFREGLGLSWQESFQTDDPAAVEEYCARHGQTFEWTEDGLRTRHHRPSHQTEPLTGERVWFNQANLFHVTSLDEEVREALLSLYDEADLPRNAYLADGSPIDPADLAAIKDAYDEVSYGFPWRQGDLLIINNMLCAHGRDPFTGARRILVAMTA, translated from the coding sequence ATGACGGGTGTCATTCCCACGGACCTGGCCCAGCTCGGGCCGGTGACCGGGCATCTGTCCGGAAACGACCACACCACCGTCGTGGTGTACGGTCTCGGGCCGGACATGACCGACCATCTCGGCTGGGTGACGGCCCATCGCGAGGGACTGCGGGCCGGTCTGGCCGGGCACGGTGCGGTACTGCTCCGCGACCTGCCAGCAGACCTCGACCTGTTCGACCGGATCGTCCGGGTCATCGGCGGCGACCCGCTGCGCTACACCGAACGCTCCACCCCGCGCACGTCCGTCACCGAGTCCATCTACACCTCCACCGAGTACCCGGCCGACCAGCCGCTCCCGATGCACAACGAGAACTCCTACTCCGACACCTGGCCGGGTCACCTGTTCTTCTACTGCGACATCGCCGCGGCCACGGGCGGGGCCACCCCGATCGCCGACAGCCGGGCGGTGTTCCGCCTGATCCCCGACGAGGTGCGGGACAGGTTCGCGGACGGCGTCGTGTACTCCAGGGCCTTCCGGGAGGGACTCGGCCTGTCCTGGCAGGAGTCGTTCCAGACCGACGACCCGGCGGCGGTGGAGGAGTACTGCGCGCGGCACGGGCAGACGTTCGAGTGGACCGAGGACGGCCTGCGCACCAGACACCACCGGCCCTCTCACCAGACCGAGCCGCTCACCGGGGAGCGGGTCTGGTTCAACCAGGCGAACCTGTTCCACGTCACCAGCCTGGACGAGGAGGTCCGCGAGGCCCTGCTGTCGCTGTACGACGAGGCCGACCTGCCCCGGAACGCGTATCTGGCCGACGGCTCCCCGATCGACCCCGCCGACCTGGCCGCGATCAAGGATGCCTACGACGAGGTCTCCTACGGGTTCCCCTGGCGCCAGGGCGACCTGCTGATCATCAACAACATGCTGTGCGCGCACGGCCGGGACCCGTTCACCGGCGCCCGCCGGATCCTGGTCGCCATGACGGCCTGA